The nucleotide window TATGTGCCACGATCGCCTCAAATCATTGGAAGCACCGGCATGTGTACAAGCATGCCCAAATGAAGCCATTAAAATCACAATCGTCTCCACTGCCTCGATTTCAGAGCGGGCGGCTAATGGCGTTTTTCTGCCGGACTCTCCTGATCCCGGGTACACAAAGCCCGGTACGGTTTATACTTCTTCAAAACCCATTCCTTCAAATATGCTGGGCGGGGATCATGATAAATTAATCATCCAAGACGGACATTGGCCACTGGCTGTGATGCTGGTATTGACCCAGGCTGGGATTGGATTTTTAGGGGCTCAAATAATCGGCAGTGCCGTCGGAGTATTACCCACTCTCGCCAACCGATGGATGGCACTCCTGGGATTAATTATTTTCTCCGGTGGAATGGCTAGTAGCATCCTGCATTTGGGGCAACCGCTGAAGGCATGGCGCTTTTTCCTTGGATTACGCACATCGTGGCTCAGTAGGGAAATTCTGGCTTTTGGCGTTTTGACATTATTGGCGACTGTTTATGTCCTCGCATTATGGACGGAGCCTATTTTAGAAGGACTATCCACACACTCCCCCAGCAGGTTAATCTCAGGGTGGATACAGGGGCAGTACCATTGGGTGCAGACAATTTATCCGGCTGTATTACCTATTGTCTCTGTCACCATCCTGATCGTGGGGATCACCGCAGTATTTACTTCCGTCATGGTTTACGCTGTTACTCGGCGGCAATTCTGGCGTTGGGAAGTCACCTTGCCACGTTTTCTCGGGACTGTCATTATTTTTGGTCTGTTTGGGCTGCTCTATTTTACCCTTCATTTCAGATCATTTCCCGTCGATATAACATTGTTAATATGGGCAGTGGTGATATCGTGTACATTTAAAATACTCGGGGAAATGTCTCTATTCCTCCACCTACGGGACAGGGGACACCCGGCGATCAAACGCACGGCCATCCTCTTGCGAGGGCCTCTCAAAAAACTTATGCTCACGCGGATCATCTCAGGAATAGCAGGAGGAATTTTCCTGCCCTTACTCCTTTTGACTCCAAATGGTCACCCGCTTTTTGTCGCATCACTCTCATTAGGATTTTGGCTATTAGGTGAATTCACTGAACGCTCACTTTTTTTTAAAGCGGTTTCTCCCGATAAAATGCCAGGAGGAATATGATTAATCTCAAAAGGATTAAAATTCCCGATATTAAAAAAATACGCGAGTGGAAAGGGGCACTGACAGCGGAACTAGTCCAGTTTCCCGGAAAATTCGGGTTAGGCAGGTTGCCTAAACGTTTGGAACCCGATGCGACGACCACCGCGGTCTGTGGTTTTTGCTCAACGGGATGCGGGCTTGATATCCACCTCAAAAATGGTGAAGCAATCAATCTTTCAGGTAAAACCGATTATCCGGTGAATCTCGGCATGGCGTGCCCCAAAGGATGGGAAGCCCTTTCACCCCTTGATGCGCCTGACCGTGCCCTGACCCCCTTATACCGCAGTACACGCGAAGGTGACCCAAAACCAATATCATGGGAATCGGCCATAAACCTTTTCTGTGAAAAATTCAAACGCGTCATGGACACTCATGGTTCTGGCTCAGTTGCTTTCTTGAGCTCGGGGCAAATTGCTACCGAGGAAATGGCCTTCCTCGGGGCACTCGCGAAATTTGGAATGGGTTGGATTCATGGTGATAGTAACACCCGTCAATGTATGGCCACTGCCGCTACTGCTTATAAACAGTCGTTTGGTTTTGATGCACCTCCTTATACCTATCAGGATTTTGAAGAGTCAGACGTGATTATTTTAATCGGTTCAAACATTTGTATAGCCCATCCTATTATGTGGCAAAGGGTTTTACGGAATAAAAACAAGCCCGAAATCATCGTCATCGATCCGCGCAAAACTGAAACAGCTGTTGCAGCCACCCGACATTATGCCTTATCCCCTAAAAGCGACCTTACGCTCCTTTACGGTATCGCCCATATACTCATCCAGGAGGACTGGGTAAAACATACTTATATAGAGGCTCATACTGAAGGATTTGAAGATTTTAAGGAGCACACCGCTCACTTTACCCCGCAAATGGTTTCGGAAACGTCCGGTTTGTCCGTTAAAGAACTCTACGAATTTGCATACACGATCGCCCATGGCAAAAGGGTTTCATTCTGGTGGACGATGGGTGTCAACCAAGGGCATGAATCCACCCGGACAGCACAAGCCATTATTAATCTCGCCCTCATGACAGCCAATGTGGGCAGGCCGGGGACAGGGGCAAATTCAATTACCGGCCAGTGTAATGCCATGGGATCAAGGCTTTTCAGTAATACCAGCTCCCTATTCGGCGGCAGGGACTTTACCAAAGCCTCGGATCGACTGTGTGTAGCGGATATTCTTGCTATTCCTCTCGATAAAATACCGGTAAATAATAGTCTGGCCTACGACCAGATTATCGACGGAATCGATGAAGGAAAAATCAAAGGACTCTGGATTATCGGGACCAATACCGCACATTCCTGGATTAATCAGGAACGGTTTCGTCGCATTGCCCAGAAACTTGAATTCCTTGTTGTTCAAGACATGTACTCCACTACCGATACCGCGCAAATTGCGGATTTAGTCTTGCCTGCGGCTGGATGGGGAGAAAAGAATGGCACGATGATTAACTCTGAACGCCGGATTGGTTTAATTAAGAAAGTCAGAAAAGCACCCGGAGAAGCACTATCAGATTTTAACATCTTTAAACTGATTGCGAATGCATGGGGTTGCGGGGCTGAATTTGATCGTTGGAATAGCCCGGAAGAAGTTTTTCAAATCATCAAAGATATTTCCAAAGACCAGCCCTGTGATTTGACAGGAATACGGGACTATCAAATGATCGATCATGCCCATGGCATTCAATGGCCCTTCCGGGAGGGGGATATATTAACGAGTGATCAACGTCGTTTATTTTCTGATGGCCTATTTTTCACTCCCACAAACCGGGCGAAATTTATTTTTGAAATGCCAAACGCTCCATCAGAGCAAATAAATCATCATTATCCCTTTATCCTACTCACCGGCAGGGGAAGCTCCTCCCAGTGGCACACACTCACACGGAGCGGCAAGTCTGATGTGTTAAATGCATTATCTCCTGACTGCCTTTGCGTGGAAATTAATCAGGAGGATGCTGCCCTGTCGAATATTTATACCGGTGACTCCGTTACAGTCGAATCATCCCGCAAAAAAATTATTTGCGTGGCCCGGGTCACGCCCAATATAAAACCGGGACAATTATTCATGCCCATGCATTTTGTCGAGGTGAACAAGCTTACCCAAGACAGCTTCGATCCTTATTCCCGACAGCCTTCATACAAATATTCTGCGGTTAAAATCTCAAAAACAAAATCATAAACCTCCTTGTTAAGCAACTAGCCCCGGTAGATAGTCCGAGGATATCTGCGGTCATTTAAAAATCTCCCATTTCCTCACAACCCAAATCATACATATTATATTCGTGGGCTTCCTGCACTCCGTGGTGCAAATTGCGCTCCTCAAAGGGGATTTTATCCCCAGAGATACGAGATGGGAACAGCGAAGAGCTGAGGGCCGAATGGCACGATAGATTCCCCGTCATAAAGCAAGACTCCGGAGGAAAAGGTCTTGCCCGTATCGCCATGCAATTTGCGCAGGCCCTTAAAATCCGCCTCAGTCACCGTTGATGATGCCTTAATTTCAATTCCCGCAATCTTACCTGCTGATTCAATAACGATATCGACTTCGACCCCATCTTTATCCCGGAAGTGGCTGAAACTCACAAACTGGGCACGCCCAGTGGATTGTCGACGCAATTCCTGATAATAAAATGTCTCCA belongs to Verrucomicrobiota bacterium and includes:
- a CDS encoding DmsC/YnfH family molybdoenzyme membrane anchor subunit; this encodes MIPPLKYSEGDLQEQIPRAKPVSTKDLLQNLLIEQRSLTAVEEFAQQHADIHHPLQAKYYQNLIPVNLPQSGEQFAFEVDLDRCSSCKACVSACHSLNGLGDDEIWRSVGVLHPAVNAGQGQVTVTTACHHCLEPGCLEGCPVTAYEKDVITGIVRHLNDQCIGCQYCVMKCPYDVPKYSPHLGIIRKCDMCHDRLKSLEAPACVQACPNEAIKITIVSTASISERAANGVFLPDSPDPGYTKPGTVYTSSKPIPSNMLGGDHDKLIIQDGHWPLAVMLVLTQAGIGFLGAQIIGSAVGVLPTLANRWMALLGLIIFSGGMASSILHLGQPLKAWRFFLGLRTSWLSREILAFGVLTLLATVYVLALWTEPILEGLSTHSPSRLISGWIQGQYHWVQTIYPAVLPIVSVTILIVGITAVFTSVMVYAVTRRQFWRWEVTLPRFLGTVIIFGLFGLLYFTLHFRSFPVDITLLIWAVVISCTFKILGEMSLFLHLRDRGHPAIKRTAILLRGPLKKLMLTRIISGIAGGIFLPLLLLTPNGHPLFVASLSLGFWLLGEFTERSLFFKAVSPDKMPGGI
- a CDS encoding nitrate reductase, with amino-acid sequence MINLKRIKIPDIKKIREWKGALTAELVQFPGKFGLGRLPKRLEPDATTTAVCGFCSTGCGLDIHLKNGEAINLSGKTDYPVNLGMACPKGWEALSPLDAPDRALTPLYRSTREGDPKPISWESAINLFCEKFKRVMDTHGSGSVAFLSSGQIATEEMAFLGALAKFGMGWIHGDSNTRQCMATAATAYKQSFGFDAPPYTYQDFEESDVIILIGSNICIAHPIMWQRVLRNKNKPEIIVIDPRKTETAVAATRHYALSPKSDLTLLYGIAHILIQEDWVKHTYIEAHTEGFEDFKEHTAHFTPQMVSETSGLSVKELYEFAYTIAHGKRVSFWWTMGVNQGHESTRTAQAIINLALMTANVGRPGTGANSITGQCNAMGSRLFSNTSSLFGGRDFTKASDRLCVADILAIPLDKIPVNNSLAYDQIIDGIDEGKIKGLWIIGTNTAHSWINQERFRRIAQKLEFLVVQDMYSTTDTAQIADLVLPAAGWGEKNGTMINSERRIGLIKKVRKAPGEALSDFNIFKLIANAWGCGAEFDRWNSPEEVFQIIKDISKDQPCDLTGIRDYQMIDHAHGIQWPFREGDILTSDQRRLFSDGLFFTPTNRAKFIFEMPNAPSEQINHHYPFILLTGRGSSSQWHTLTRSGKSDVLNALSPDCLCVEINQEDAALSNIYTGDSVTVESSRKKIICVARVTPNIKPGQLFMPMHFVEVNKLTQDSFDPYSRQPSYKYSAVKISKTKS
- a CDS encoding DUF4143 domain-containing protein codes for the protein MKRLIKTGKLHFGDTGLACTILGLDEETLWQDRSAFGRLLETFYYQELRRQSTGRAQFVSFSHFRDKDGVEVDIVIESAGKIAGIEIKASSTVTEADFKGLRKLHGDTGKTFSSGVLLYDGESIVPFGPQLFAVPISYLWG